A region of Diospyros lotus cultivar Yz01 chromosome 3, ASM1463336v1, whole genome shotgun sequence DNA encodes the following proteins:
- the LOC127796297 gene encoding uncharacterized protein LOC127796297 isoform X3, with product MTMVPTQSPSNSKQHRYGGCGGYSISESLGLMSRLEGYDSGSEACRRSDPVIDDPMAEDESRTESVNEAGSSSKDVQDERDEGWLQLGLGGHTSSHESKLDREDRRTERGRLVELDLLPPPGSTQLIRPIPPEFRAPRPVSNLLGSSSYNSSVFLQQARSRPAMFPLHQEINWAFRPVPQSVAVGSSSSSSSSSFLLGPYLTQPFGAHVGVGVAGASSDFRVIDPPPRPHSGIWFMLQASQHQAIKPFLPQIPKSYMRIKYIIPFPRLSGWKDDNSVINEVSGQ from the exons ATGACCATGGTTCCTACTCAAAGCCCCTCCAATTCCAAACAGCATCGGTACGGCGGCTGCGGTGGCTATTCAATCTCGGAGAGTTTGGGTCTTATGAGCCGATTGGAAGGGTATGATTCTGGTAGCGAAGCTTGCCGGAGATCTGATCCGGTGATTGATGATCCGATGGCCGAAGACGAGTCCAGAACTGAGAGCGTGAACGAGGCAGGCTCGAGCTCCAAGGATGTTCAGGACGAGAGGGACGAAGGGTGGCTGCAATTGGGACTTGGCGGCCACACGAGCAGCCATGAAAGCAAGCTCGACAGAGAGGATCGAAGAACTGAAAGAGGGCGCTTGGTAGAGCTTGATCTTCTACCGCCGCCTGGTAGTACGCAACTAATACGACCAATACCCCCGGAATTTCGAGCTCCGAGGCCGGTTTCGAATCTTCTCGGTTCATCTAGTTATAATTCGTCGGTGTTCTTGCAACAAGCAAGAAGTAGACCGGCTATGTTTCCTCTTCATCAAGAGATTAACTGGGCGTTTAGGCCCGTACCGCAAAGCGTAGCAGTAGGTTCGTCATCTTCGTCTTCGTCGTCTTCTTTCTTATTGGGACCATATTTAACCCAACCATTCGGAGCTCACGTCGGAGTAGGCGTAGCTGGAGCAAGTTCAGATTTCAGAGTCATTGATCCTCCTCCGAGACCTCATTCCGGCATATGGTTTATGCTTCAAGCATCACAACACCA GGCGATAAAACCCTTTTTGCCTCAAATACCCAAGAGCTACATGAGAATTAAGTACATAATTCCTTTCCCCCGTCTCtct GGATGGAAGGATGACAATTCGGTTATTAATGAAGTATCTGGTCAATAA
- the LOC127796297 gene encoding uncharacterized protein LOC127796297 isoform X2, with the protein MTMVPTQSPSNSKQHRYGGCGGYSISESLGLMSRLEGYDSGSEACRRSDPVIDDPMAEDESRTESVNEAGSSSKDVQDERDEGWLQLGLGGHTSSHESKLDREDRRTERGRLVELDLLPPPGSTQLIRPIPPEFRAPRPVSNLLGSSSYNSSVFLQQARSRPAMFPLHQEINWAFRPVPQSVAVGSSSSSSSSSFLLGPYLTQPFGAHVGVGVAGASSDFRVIDPPPRPHSGIWFMLQASQHQAIKPFLPQIPKSYMRIKDGRMTIRLLMKYLVNKLSLDSESETDRDYM; encoded by the exons ATGACCATGGTTCCTACTCAAAGCCCCTCCAATTCCAAACAGCATCGGTACGGCGGCTGCGGTGGCTATTCAATCTCGGAGAGTTTGGGTCTTATGAGCCGATTGGAAGGGTATGATTCTGGTAGCGAAGCTTGCCGGAGATCTGATCCGGTGATTGATGATCCGATGGCCGAAGACGAGTCCAGAACTGAGAGCGTGAACGAGGCAGGCTCGAGCTCCAAGGATGTTCAGGACGAGAGGGACGAAGGGTGGCTGCAATTGGGACTTGGCGGCCACACGAGCAGCCATGAAAGCAAGCTCGACAGAGAGGATCGAAGAACTGAAAGAGGGCGCTTGGTAGAGCTTGATCTTCTACCGCCGCCTGGTAGTACGCAACTAATACGACCAATACCCCCGGAATTTCGAGCTCCGAGGCCGGTTTCGAATCTTCTCGGTTCATCTAGTTATAATTCGTCGGTGTTCTTGCAACAAGCAAGAAGTAGACCGGCTATGTTTCCTCTTCATCAAGAGATTAACTGGGCGTTTAGGCCCGTACCGCAAAGCGTAGCAGTAGGTTCGTCATCTTCGTCTTCGTCGTCTTCTTTCTTATTGGGACCATATTTAACCCAACCATTCGGAGCTCACGTCGGAGTAGGCGTAGCTGGAGCAAGTTCAGATTTCAGAGTCATTGATCCTCCTCCGAGACCTCATTCCGGCATATGGTTTATGCTTCAAGCATCACAACACCA GGCGATAAAACCCTTTTTGCCTCAAATACCCAAGAGCTACATGAGAATTAA GGATGGAAGGATGACAATTCGGTTATTAATGAAGTATCTGGTCAATAAGCTGAGTTTGGATAGCGAATCAGAG ACAGATAGAGATTACATGTAA
- the LOC127796297 gene encoding uncharacterized protein LOC127796297 isoform X1 translates to MTMVPTQSPSNSKQHRYGGCGGYSISESLGLMSRLEGYDSGSEACRRSDPVIDDPMAEDESRTESVNEAGSSSKDVQDERDEGWLQLGLGGHTSSHESKLDREDRRTERGRLVELDLLPPPGSTQLIRPIPPEFRAPRPVSNLLGSSSYNSSVFLQQARSRPAMFPLHQEINWAFRPVPQSVAVGSSSSSSSSSFLLGPYLTQPFGAHVGVGVAGASSDFRVIDPPPRPHSGIWFMLQASQHQAIKPFLPQIPKSYMRIKDGRMTIRLLMKYLVNKLSLDSESEIEITCKGQKLVPLLTLQHVRDNIWSPRNAVTLLANSSTTDHVMVLQYSRSA, encoded by the exons ATGACCATGGTTCCTACTCAAAGCCCCTCCAATTCCAAACAGCATCGGTACGGCGGCTGCGGTGGCTATTCAATCTCGGAGAGTTTGGGTCTTATGAGCCGATTGGAAGGGTATGATTCTGGTAGCGAAGCTTGCCGGAGATCTGATCCGGTGATTGATGATCCGATGGCCGAAGACGAGTCCAGAACTGAGAGCGTGAACGAGGCAGGCTCGAGCTCCAAGGATGTTCAGGACGAGAGGGACGAAGGGTGGCTGCAATTGGGACTTGGCGGCCACACGAGCAGCCATGAAAGCAAGCTCGACAGAGAGGATCGAAGAACTGAAAGAGGGCGCTTGGTAGAGCTTGATCTTCTACCGCCGCCTGGTAGTACGCAACTAATACGACCAATACCCCCGGAATTTCGAGCTCCGAGGCCGGTTTCGAATCTTCTCGGTTCATCTAGTTATAATTCGTCGGTGTTCTTGCAACAAGCAAGAAGTAGACCGGCTATGTTTCCTCTTCATCAAGAGATTAACTGGGCGTTTAGGCCCGTACCGCAAAGCGTAGCAGTAGGTTCGTCATCTTCGTCTTCGTCGTCTTCTTTCTTATTGGGACCATATTTAACCCAACCATTCGGAGCTCACGTCGGAGTAGGCGTAGCTGGAGCAAGTTCAGATTTCAGAGTCATTGATCCTCCTCCGAGACCTCATTCCGGCATATGGTTTATGCTTCAAGCATCACAACACCA GGCGATAAAACCCTTTTTGCCTCAAATACCCAAGAGCTACATGAGAATTAA GGATGGAAGGATGACAATTCGGTTATTAATGAAGTATCTGGTCAATAAGCTGAGTTTGGATAGCGAATCAGAG ATAGAGATTACATGTAAAGGGCAAAAGCTTGTACCTCTCCTGACATTGCAGCATGTACGAGACAACATATGGAGTCCAAGGAATGCAGTCACTCTACTCGCAAACTCCTCGACCACAGATCATGTCATGGTGCTACAGTACAGTAGGAGTGCTTAA